The Legionella cincinnatiensis genome includes a region encoding these proteins:
- a CDS encoding multidrug effflux MFS transporter has translation MNVIRWTERQCLLHLFPLIISISFAMDVFVPAIPEMSYFFKTDSAVMQASLYVFMLTVALGQLFVGPLADRFGRRRIALGSALLFLIGSVLAVFALSIHLLIIARIIQAAGACGTYLLCFIIVRDNYSTTVCARLFSVLCGTNSLIASSAPVIGGLLLDQTHDWHSEFYFLIILGLLMSLVALRYIPDYDYCKQNLSSFSLVRSVKNIFKHPGFRLYTFIASVNLLGLYLFCALSSGILMTQLHLSATQYGLWFGLNAMTVFFTNLIAARLTYSFPLEKTVYCGLVLMIISCFLMIVLNFHQVSTIRFMMPMLSLTLGIGLSMGAATALALKDYKQQAGIATALLGACQFGLSGLVGILITQWTPDPLILAIPMLSLSILALIKMKKEERAPVDCDHPSNANLSEHMEVNK, from the coding sequence AAAGACAATGTCTTTTGCACTTGTTTCCCTTAATTATTAGTATCTCTTTTGCTATGGATGTTTTTGTCCCTGCAATTCCGGAAATGAGTTATTTTTTTAAAACAGACAGCGCTGTGATGCAGGCGAGTCTTTATGTATTTATGCTGACAGTCGCTTTGGGGCAATTGTTTGTAGGACCTTTAGCCGATCGTTTTGGACGTCGACGAATCGCTTTAGGTTCCGCGCTTCTTTTTTTGATCGGTTCTGTTCTCGCAGTGTTTGCTTTATCCATACACTTACTGATTATTGCCCGAATTATCCAAGCAGCGGGAGCCTGTGGTACCTATTTACTTTGCTTTATTATAGTAAGAGATAATTACTCAACCACTGTCTGTGCACGCCTCTTTAGCGTTTTGTGTGGAACCAATTCATTGATTGCAAGTTCGGCTCCAGTCATTGGTGGGCTGTTACTGGATCAGACTCATGATTGGCACAGTGAGTTTTATTTTTTAATCATACTTGGTCTTTTAATGAGTTTGGTTGCATTGCGTTACATTCCTGATTATGACTATTGTAAGCAAAATTTATCGAGCTTTTCTCTAGTCAGGAGTGTAAAAAATATATTTAAACATCCTGGCTTTCGGCTTTATACTTTTATTGCCTCAGTCAACTTGCTTGGTTTGTATTTGTTTTGCGCCCTTTCTTCGGGTATTCTCATGACCCAACTTCATCTTAGCGCAACCCAATATGGTTTATGGTTTGGCCTCAATGCAATGACCGTATTTTTCACAAACCTTATTGCTGCCCGACTCACTTATTCTTTTCCTTTAGAAAAGACAGTTTATTGTGGTCTCGTTTTGATGATTATTTCATGCTTTTTGATGATAGTTCTTAATTTTCATCAAGTCAGTACGATTCGTTTCATGATGCCCATGCTTTCTTTGACCTTGGGTATTGGTCTTAGTATGGGGGCTGCAACTGCTCTTGCGTTAAAGGATTACAAACAACAAGCGGGTATTGCTACTGCTTTGTTGGGGGCTTGTCAGTTTGGTCTTTCGGGGTTGGTTGGTATTCTGATTACTCAATGGACTCCTGATCCATTAATTCTTGCTATACCTATGCTGTCTTTAAGTATATTAGCGTTAATCAAAATGAAAAAAGAGGAAAGAGCTCCTGTTGATTGCGATCATCCATCAAATGCAAACCTTAGTGAACACATGGAGGTTAATAAGTAA